The following is a genomic window from Prevotella sp. E13-17.
AAACAGGTCCCAAAACGTCAGTTTCATCGGGATGTCCTGCATGTCGGAGGCGATGGTGTGAAGTTCTGTCAGCAAGCGCTTCTCTGTCGCATCGTCTGCCAAGGGCAACTTGAAAAGACTGCCAATGAAGCGCGCCGTTGATATGTTGAGCATGCTCTTTGTCTTCTGCGAGAGCACCTTCAGCTCGTCAGACTCATGGTTGATATACGCCATGAAGCGTGCTTCTGTCTCAGGGTGCAGGTCCTTGCAGGGCAGTTGACTGCAGAAAGCCAGCATCGAAACCCTGCATCGTGGCACCGTGCTTGACCGGGCCTGCATCGTGGCACCTTTAGAAAACACCTGTGGGTAGTTCTTCACCATGCGTTGTGCAATCTGTCGGTGTTGCTTTGCTCCCAAGGGCGTCAGCTGTCCGGCGTTCCCTTGGGCATTCTTCCACACCCGTAGCAAGCGTTTCTTCACGTCTTTGCCCAGGGCGGTCAGCTTGCTGTCGTCTTCAAACTGCTCCAACACCCAGGTGTAACGCTGTTCGTCGGGCAGCCATCTCGAACCATGGCGCCCATAGTGTGAGATATAAAAAACATCGAATCCATCGGGGAAAATGCCTTTCTCGGCCTTTGTCACGGGGTAGGCATAATAAACACCACCCGTCTGCTCGGGCGATAATGTCTGTGCTACGTTGGTCAGCGCCCACAACAGGCACACCGTAAGAATGCTTAGTCTTTTCATAGTGATTTGATGGTCCAGTCAATACCTAAAGGATTATGCCGCATTTCAAGCACCAGCGGCAGTGCTTCGTTCTTCTCTATCCACATCTCCGTGGCGTCGATGTCGGCTTTCACATGCACGGCGGCAGTCGTCTCATCGACTTTCCGCCATGTGATGGTGTCGTAAACGAAGGCGCCCTTTGCCCTTAGCTCGGCATAGGCCTTTTGCGAAATGAAGGCGAAGGTGCCCTTGACGGCGTGGTAGGTGGTGCCGTCTTGCTGCGGGGTGAGCCAGCAGAAGGTGGTGGCTTGCTCTACCTCCTGGCGCGGGATGTGGTAGGTGGTCTGCTTGCAGGTGAGCACCAGCGTGTCAGCGCGCCAGCTGTAGGCCAGGGGCCAGCTGCGGTACTGGCGGTTCAGGGTGAAGGCGATATGGGCGCTGGGGGAGGCGGGAGTGCCAGCCGAAACGGCTGGCCTACGGAGAAGGGCTGCAGGAGCGGCGGGCCCGGGGGCGGCGGTGAAATGGAGCTTGCCGCCTTTTAGGAGGTCTTGGTGGGTGATGCGGGCGGCGGGGAGTGGGCGGCCGTTCCAGGTGACGGCGGCGAAGTGGGGGGCGTCGCCCGTTCTTTCTACCTCCAGCTGCTGGCCGTTGGGCAGGGTGAAGCGGTAGTGGGGCAGTAGCGGGAGGTTGAGTAGGTAGGTGTCGGTGCCTGCCAGTGGGTAGAGTCCCATCATGTGGAAAGCCAGCCACGACGACATGGCACCTGAGTCATCGTTGCCGGGCAGTCCGTCTGGCAAGTCCGTATAGTGGTTGTTGATGATCTGATGGATGCGCTGGGTGCTCAGGTCGGGTCTTCCTATCCAATGGTATAGACAAGGTGAGAGGAAGGAAGGCTCGTTCTGTACGTTGTAGTAGCCCTTTTCAAAGAATAGGTCCAGTCGCTGCTTGAATGCCTCCTTGCCACCGCAAGCCTCGATCAGTCCCTCCACGTCGTGTGGGATGCTGAGTGAGTACTCCTCGCTCGTAGCTTCATAGAAGAATGTGTCCCACCAAGGCACGTACCATGGTGCCACCTTGGTGGTTGGCGTATAGGCTATCGTGGGGTGGAACACCTGAGAGTGTCCCCACGGTACTGAGTCGAGCCACTGTCCCTCTGCGTCTTTGGGCATGATGAAACCGCACATGCCGTCGTATATATAATCCTTACGCCACAGGTTCTTCCAGTTCTCCGACCGTTTCATATAGCGCTGATACACCCCAGTGTCGCCCAGTCGTTTGGCCACCTGTGCGATGCACCAGTCGTTGAAAGCATATTCCACGGTGCGTGTGCCGGCACGCGGGATGCCATAGGGAATATAGCCCAATGCGATATATTCGTTCAGTCCGCCGCGTCCGTGTTTCTCGTGTTCGCTGCCAGCATCCACTTCGCCATCTTTCAACATTGCCTCCAAAGCCAGGCGGTAGTCAATGCCTTTCAGTCCTTTGGCCATCGCATCGGCCACCACCACGTCGGCATTTGAGCCGCCCTGTGTCCTGCCGTTGCAGTCGCCACTGCGTGCATCGGGCATATATCCCTCATGTTGATAGATGTTGAGGAGCGCGTTGACCATGGCCACCTCGCGATCGGGGCACAGCAGCGTGAGCAGTGGCGACGAGGTGCGGTAGGTGTCCCAGATGGCATAATAGTCATCGTAGTAAGCCCCCTTCTTCCATCGTGGATTCTCTCCCGTCTTATCTACCGGCATCAGCATGGTGTGATAGAGCGCCGTGTAGAACATACGTTTCTGTTGTTCGGTGCCCTCGATGCTGATCTTCGACAGCTGTTGCTCCCATGTGGCGCGCAAGTGTTGCAGTTGCTGGTTGAAGTTTCGCTTCCCGATGTTCTTTTGAGCCTTTTGTATGCCGACATACGAGATGCCAATCTTTACGTTCACCAGTGTGTCGCTGAAGGTCAGTAGGTTGCCTTCAGCCTTGAAGGGCCGGTCAGTCCTCAAGGCAAAGAACACCGTGTAGGGACCGCCATTGTTCCAGCCACCCCTGATGCAAGAGAATCCCTGCACCTCATGGTCGGACACCACCTGGAAGTCTGCACCCACAAACTGCTGACGTTCGCGCAGGTTGGGCACCGGGTTCTTGCCCAGAAAATGGGTCACGTCCACCAGCAGCGCCCCCCTGTTGGGATAGTGAAAGCGGTAGTAGGCACAGCGCTCGTCGGTGGTAATCTCCGTGCGGATGCCGTTGTCGAAGGTGGTGGCATAGTAGCCCAGCTCGATCTGTTCCTCGCGGCGGGCCTGTTCGCTTTGGTCACCGCCCACAAGGCACGGCAGTATCAGAATGTTGCCATACTTCTGTCCGCCGCCCGTGCCGCTGACGTGCGTCTGCGAGAAGCCCGTCACCTTGGCAGGCATCTCGGCCCATCCCGCATTGGGCAGCACCCCGCAGTCAGGGCCAGGCTTCACCATGCCGAAAGGCATGCAGGGACCGGGGAACGTGCGTCCCACGCCCACGCTGCCAATACGCGGGTCAACATATTGCCAGCACTGGGCCGACAGTTCCGAAAAAAGACTCAGAAGACTTGTAAATAGTAGTATGGTTTTTAGTTTCATAGTGCAAAGATATACATTTTTTCCTTTTGAATGTGCTCCAATTAAAATAAATTGCATATATTTGCAACCGAATAGCAGAGAAAGAATATGAAAGACAGCATTTTGATTTTGAGCGGCGGCGTCGATTCTACCACCATGCTCTACGACTACAAAGACCGTATTGCGATGGCCATCTCGTTTGACTATGGCTCCAATCATAATGCCCGTGAGATACCCTTTGCCCGCATGCACTGCGAGCGACTGGGCATCCGTCATATCACCATCCCCCTGCAGTTTATGGCCACCTATTTTCGCAGTTCGCTGCTGTCGGGCGATGATGCCATTCCCGAAGGCCACTATGCCGACGAGAATATGAAGTCAACGGTGGTGCCTTTCCGCAACGGCATCATGCTGTCTATCGCCGTGGGCATGGCCGAGAGCAACAATCTGCAGTATGTGATGATGGCCAACCACGGCGGCGACCACACCATCTATCCCGACTGCCGCCCCGAGTTTGTGGATGCTTTCGATGCCACGGCGCAGGCCGGTACGTACAATGGCGTGCGTCTGTTGTCGCCCTATACCAACCTGACCAAGGCACAGATTGCCGCCCGCGGCAAGGAGCTGGGCATCGACTACAGCGAGACGTGGTCGTGCTATCGTGGTGGCGAGCACCATTGTGGTCGTTGTGGCACCTGCGTAGAGCGCCGTGAGGCATTTGAGCAGGCAGGCATCGACGACCGTACTGTCTATGAAGACTAATCTTACTGCATACCAATAACTACTTTTATACTAACCTTTTAATATTACTACATTATGAAGAAACTATCATCATTATTATTGATTCTGGTGGCCGCCCTGTGTTTGACGGCTTGCAGTGACAGTCCCGACAGTCTGGGTGCATCAAAAGCTAAGAAGCTGTTTAAAAAAGAGATGGCGCGTACGCATCGTCTTGAAGGTTTTGCTAATGTTCGCACCGGTTATTACGAGTGCAACGACAACGAGGATCGCTACAAGCTGCGCCAGTTGGCTGCCAACGACATCGTGACCTACAAGTGTGACGTGGTGAAAAAGACAGAGCGCGTCAGGAAGAAGCGCCGCGTGCAGGCAGGCTACTATTATAGATATTGGACCACCGAGAGCTACTATGTCAACGAAGAGGTGGACACCTATTTCGTGACCGTCGAGCTGACCGAGAAAGGTCGTGCTCTGCTCTATGAACCCCAGGAAGCCGAACCCGATGAGGACACCAAGGAACTGAAGCTCGATCAGGAGATAGACCTGAGCAAGTATCCCGAGTACAAGGTGGAAGCTGAGGAGTTTTCAAAGCCTGCAGCACAGGCCGAAGCACCAACTGTCGTAGAGACCCCCGACACGGTGGCTGCCTACGAAGAGAGCGAGGAAGCTTTCCAGCCCGATGAGCCAGCTACAGAGGCCGTTGACTCTAAAGCCAGTGCCTACGACAAGGCTAAAGCCAAGGAAAAGTACGAGGATGTGACGCTTAATGCCTTTGAACTGGACGTGATTAAGGCACGCAACGTGCGCAAGACGAGCGACAATACCGCGACGGCCCAGATTCTGGTGGAGTATGAAGACGTGACTCCCGTGGGTCGTATCATGATGGGCGTGTACGACGGTCAGCGCTTCGTTTCGCCAACACTGCACTACACCTATTTCGAAGACAAGGGCTGGCAACTGGACAGTGACGAATAAGCAGGACTCCTGTCAACATAACAACAGCTCCCATCCTACCGCCTGTCGGCCAGGATGGGAGCTGTTCTTTTTCACGACGGCAGAAACAGCAACTCAAGAGCTAAGCCATGACGACCTAAGCGTGGAGGTTTAGCGGCGCAAAACGGTCCCTTTGGTGCCTTTCGACTTAAGTCGTGAGACTTGTTGACTTAAGTCGTGAACGTTGTTGACTTAAGTCGAAAGGTCTGTTGACTTAAGTCGTGAACTACAGAAACGGCACTTTTAGGTTGGAAAAGAGGCTCTGTTATACCGCTATATGGCCGAGATTGGATTGTTTTTTCTAGCAAAAGTTTGGCGATAAAGAAAACAATGTTTATCTTTGCAGACAAGAAACAACTAATCTGCAGATAATTATGAGGAGAATCTTTACACTGTTAACTATGGGATTGCTGGCACTGAACAGCACCGCCCAGACAGAGTTGACGCAGACTGAGGCGAAGACCTTGTACAAGACTACAAGCAAGCACTGGATCAGCGTGCATGACCCATCTGTGGTATGGGAACCTAAAACCAAGCGATACTATATCTTCGGCTCACATCGTGCGCAGGCCTGGACACAGGATCTGCAGAACTGGACGTGGTTTAACTCGCCATGGAAAGTGGGAACCAACAATAATGCTTCTAACGAAGATGCTTTTGTGACGCCTCAGGTGAAGAAGGTGAAGAAAAATGGCCAGGAGGTTGACTTCCCGGCATTCAATGCCTATGAGTGGGCTGCTGCCTATCCTACGTGGAAAGACGGCAACGGCAATGCGTGGAATATCAATGGCAACATGTGGGCGCCCGACGTGATCTGGAACCCCGTCATGCAGAAATGGTGCCAGTATCTGAGCATCAACGGACCGAAGTGGAATTCGAGCATCATCTTGTTGACGGCCGATGACATCGAGGGTCCCTATGAGTATCAGGGACCTGTGGTGATTAGTGGCTTCGGGTTGAACGCTAACACTGACTATAAGAAGACCGACCTGGAACTGGTGCTCGGCACGACGCTGTCGGCACTGCCTTCGCGCTATAACAGTCCATGGGCCAGCACCCAAAAACCCAGTTTCCCGAACAATATCGACCCTTGCGTGTTCTATGATGAGGAGGGCAAACTGTGGATGGCCTACGGCTCGTGGTCGGGTGGCATCTTTATTTTGGAACTCGACGAGCAGACGGGTCTGCGCGATTATGACGTGGAGTACGAGAATAGCAACACCAGCGATGCCTACTTCGGCAAGAAGATAGCAGGTGGCTACTACTCGTCGGGTGAGGCACCCTACATAGAATATATTGGTGGCTACTACTATCTGTTTATCACCTATGGCGAACTGCAGCAAAACGGCGACTACAACATGCGCGTGTATCGGTCGAAGAACCCCAACGGACCTTATGCCGATCCCGCCGGACGCTCGCCCATCTATACGCAGTACACCATGAACTATGGCAATAATGCGCCTGCCCGTGGCGAGAAGCTGGTAGGTCCCTATAGTCATTGGGGCTACATGTCGCAGGGTGAGCGCTCGCAAGGGCATAACTCGATCATTGCGGCACCCGACGGTCGTACGTATCTGGTCTATCACACCCGTTTCTGCAATGACGACAAAGCCAGTGACGAGGGCCATCAGGTGCGCGTGCACCAAGTGTTCCAAAACAAGGAAGGCTGGCTTGTGGCAGCACCATTTGAATATAATGGAGAGGAAATCACGGATGCTGACATTGCCTCTAACCAGCCTTTCACACAGGAAGAGATGATCGGAACCTACAGTCTGCTGATGCATAAGTTTAGCAACAACCGCACGCAGTTGGAGCAGGTGGAACCTGTAGAGGTGACACTGAATGCTGATGGCACGGTGACAGGTAAGTACACGGGCAAGTGGAGTATGACCGAGGGCACTGGCTACGTCACGCTGACGCTGAACAACATAGTCTATCAGGGCGTTGCTGTCGAGGAAGTGATGGACAACAAGTCGATGCATGCGCTGGCCATCACAGCCTGCGGAACGTCGGGCGTGAACATCTGGGCTCACAAACTGATGCCTAAGTATGAACTGGCATGGATGCTGAACAACATGACGGTGCCTGTGAAGCAGAACCAGACTGTCTCTAAGGATGTGGACCTCTATGGCATGAAGATAGGTTTGCCCAACGTGATGCTGAGCTGGCAGAGCAACCAGCCCGAGGTTATCTCGCACTATGGTAAGTATAACCCCAGCGGACTGACCGAGGATGTGCCGGTGGTGCTCTCGGCACGCTTGGAGGCAGCCAACTACTATTGGGCACAAGACTATAAGGTGTATGCTGGAAAGGAGAACATGCCTACTGCCAATTGGAAGGGTGGCATGGTGGCACACTATGGCTTCGACCACCAGCAGCTCAGCAACTCGTTTGATGCGGCCCAGGTGGCAACGCTGGGTAAGAAGGGTACTGGCGTTGTGCCAGTGCTGGAAGACAATGACCCGATGCGCACCGGACGCGTGACACGCACCTACCCATCGGTCAACAACAACGAGGGTTATGTCACTATTCCTAACCCGCTCTATGGCAAGAACCTGGAGAATGGCGCAACCATCTCGCTGTGGGTGCAGCGCAACGACAACAACCTCTATGGCGCATTGTTGGGCGTAACAGATGGCAGTGCACGGCTGTTCTTCACGGGCAATGCCTATCTGGGTTTCAATGATGGCAAAACAGAGAATGTCGCTGGTGGCGTGTGGAACAACTGGATAGACCTGAACCATCCAGGGACGACCGAGACAAAACTTCTGTCGCAGAACAAGTGGGAGCTTGTGACGCTGTGCTTCGCCAAGGATGGCATCAGACTCTATGTCTCAGGGGCAGTGAAGAATTTTACAGCAGCCAATGGTAAACTAAACGGAACGGCAGTCAGTCAGGCGGCAAACTTTGACTACAGCCTCGTGCTGGAGCACTTGGCGGCCTCGCAATATCTGTATCTCGGCAATGGCGGTTTCTGGGGAACACCCGATGCCCGCTACGATGATCTTGTTGTGTACGACCGTACACTGTCGTTTTCCGAGGTTCTGGCTCTGAACACGATGGAGAACCGTGCGTTTGACTTCTGGACACTGAACCCCACGGGCATCGACGACATGCCACAGCAGCATGCCGCACCGGCAACAGCCATCTTCGACCTGCAAGGCAGGGTCATCAAAAATGGCAAATCGCTGGATAGCAATTTGCCACGTGGAATCTATGTAATCAACGGACGGAAGGTCGTCGTGAAGTGACGCTTACAGAGTGTACTTACGACCGTTCTGCACGATAATACCTTTTCGATTCTTTTTAACTGCACGCCCCGACAAGTCATAACATCTTGTTGGGGCGTCCGTTTTTACCGCAGGACGGATGCCTGTGGTCTGCTTAGACACGAAGTTGACGGTGTTGAGGCTCATGGCCTTGTTCTCCAACTGATCGGGGGCAACCATGGGCACGTAGAGCTCGAGGCTGGACTTCAGCATCTTGCCGGCATTCAACTGCTCGACCTCCTCGGGACAGAAGGCTGAACGCCAGAAGAACAACTCGCTGAACTGACGTGATACCTGACTGGTTGAGTCGCCTACGATGGTGCTGAACTGCGTGTTGATGCGCTCGTTGGCCTCTACGGATTTGTTGTCCACATAGAGCAGCACACGGCGCTGAGCGTAGTAATGAGTCAGCGTGATGGTGTGCCACTGGTCGTCGTTGATTGGAGCATCGACCGTCATCTGGTCGTCATACATGCTGGTGTAAACCACTTTACCCTCGGCATTGACCGACAGGTTGGCCTCGCGGGTACCTCTGGTGGCTTTCAAGGTGAGCAGCCTCCCGGCGTCGCCGCCTTTCACACGCAGGCTGATGGTGAAGGGATGTACGGTGCTTTCGCCCTGGAAGCTGACTACATCGCCCTGCCCCAGTGGCATGGCTGCTGTGGTGTTGCGCACGGGCTGTGACTTGCCGCTGGCGATGGCGTCGAAGAGTGATGGTGTCATGGCATAGAAAAACTCTTGGTGACCAGCCGTGGTGGGGTGGTAATCGTCGTCCTTATAGCCGGTTGCCCAGTGGCCCATGCCATCATCAATGGCACCCAGCGTGTTGACTGAAGACACGTCCCAGCTGTGGATGAGCAGGTTCATCTGCTTGATGTAGTTATAGTCCTCGGTGGTATAGTCGGCGCGGGTGTAGTTGTTCATCACCACAGGAATCTTGCCGTCGGCCTTGATCTTGCGGATGAGCAACTGCATGTTGTTGGCAAACTGATTGAAAATCTTCTGCTGGTCGGCAGCGCCATGGATACCCTCGTTGCCCATCGAGAGGCCAATGATGACATAGCGGGCGTGGTCGCGGGTCATCTCGGCATAGCGGTTCAGCAGGTCGTTGGTGGTGTTGCCGCCAATGGCAATGCCCGACACGTAGAAAGGTGTCTCGCTGGTTTTATCGTTGAAGCGCTTCTTCAGCTGTTCGCCGTAGAGGTAGGCATAGCCTTTGTTGCCCGTAGCACCCGTGCCGTTGCATACCGACGATCCGAAAGCTGAGATGCGGTAGGCATCGACGGGGGCGGTGAAGCTCCATGCCTTGGTCGTCATGTCGAAGCGCACGGTATAGGTGCCGCCATTGATGCGGATGTTGTTGGACTTGTAGGAAGGTTGGTCAGACTCGAAGTAAACATACTTGTCGCTGAACAAGAAGATGTGTGAATCGTCGAGGGTGACCTCCGACTGCCACACCTGATCTTCGACCTGTTCCAGCAGGATAGGCGTGGTGACAATGTTTCCCTTTAGGTACAGTTTGGTTTGGGCATAGCCCATGAGTGAAACGAGTAGCAAGAGTGCTACCAATGCTTTTTTCTTCATGCGATTTTTAGATTCTAGTTATTAATTATTACTTACTTTATCTTCTTGCTGGGTGGACTCAGAGCAAATCAAGACATCGCTCTATGTAGATGCCACACATGCGGTCTTCGACATCGCGGTTGCGATAGATCATCTCGCGAACCACATCCATGGCTTGACGGGTGCTGGCCGAGAGCGACTCGCCTTTCATCATGTGGCCGATGAGAACGGCCGAGAAGATGTCGCCGGTGCCATGAAACAGACCGGGAATCTCGTTGTATTCGTGGAGGAAATACTTGCCGGTGCTGGCATCGTAGCCCGCCACTTGGTTCTTGTCGTCAATGATACAGCTGGTGATGAGGGCAGAATGGGC
Proteins encoded in this region:
- the queC gene encoding 7-cyano-7-deazaguanine synthase QueC, which encodes MKDSILILSGGVDSTTMLYDYKDRIAMAISFDYGSNHNAREIPFARMHCERLGIRHITIPLQFMATYFRSSLLSGDDAIPEGHYADENMKSTVVPFRNGIMLSIAVGMAESNNLQYVMMANHGGDHTIYPDCRPEFVDAFDATAQAGTYNGVRLLSPYTNLTKAQIAARGKELGIDYSETWSCYRGGEHHCGRCGTCVERREAFEQAGIDDRTVYED
- a CDS encoding GDSL-type esterase/lipase family protein, whose amino-acid sequence is MKKKALVALLLLVSLMGYAQTKLYLKGNIVTTPILLEQVEDQVWQSEVTLDDSHIFLFSDKYVYFESDQPSYKSNNIRINGGTYTVRFDMTTKAWSFTAPVDAYRISAFGSSVCNGTGATGNKGYAYLYGEQLKKRFNDKTSETPFYVSGIAIGGNTTNDLLNRYAEMTRDHARYVIIGLSMGNEGIHGAADQQKIFNQFANNMQLLIRKIKADGKIPVVMNNYTRADYTTEDYNYIKQMNLLIHSWDVSSVNTLGAIDDGMGHWATGYKDDDYHPTTAGHQEFFYAMTPSLFDAIASGKSQPVRNTTAAMPLGQGDVVSFQGESTVHPFTISLRVKGGDAGRLLTLKATRGTREANLSVNAEGKVVYTSMYDDQMTVDAPINDDQWHTITLTHYYAQRRVLLYVDNKSVEANERINTQFSTIVGDSTSQVSRQFSELFFWRSAFCPEEVEQLNAGKMLKSSLELYVPMVAPDQLENKAMSLNTVNFVSKQTTGIRPAVKTDAPTRCYDLSGRAVKKNRKGIIVQNGRKYTL
- a CDS encoding GH92 family glycosyl hydrolase; its protein translation is MKLKTILLFTSLLSLFSELSAQCWQYVDPRIGSVGVGRTFPGPCMPFGMVKPGPDCGVLPNAGWAEMPAKVTGFSQTHVSGTGGGQKYGNILILPCLVGGDQSEQARREEQIELGYYATTFDNGIRTEITTDERCAYYRFHYPNRGALLVDVTHFLGKNPVPNLRERQQFVGADFQVVSDHEVQGFSCIRGGWNNGGPYTVFFALRTDRPFKAEGNLLTFSDTLVNVKIGISYVGIQKAQKNIGKRNFNQQLQHLRATWEQQLSKISIEGTEQQKRMFYTALYHTMLMPVDKTGENPRWKKGAYYDDYYAIWDTYRTSSPLLTLLCPDREVAMVNALLNIYQHEGYMPDARSGDCNGRTQGGSNADVVVADAMAKGLKGIDYRLALEAMLKDGEVDAGSEHEKHGRGGLNEYIALGYIPYGIPRAGTRTVEYAFNDWCIAQVAKRLGDTGVYQRYMKRSENWKNLWRKDYIYDGMCGFIMPKDAEGQWLDSVPWGHSQVFHPTIAYTPTTKVAPWYVPWWDTFFYEATSEEYSLSIPHDVEGLIEACGGKEAFKQRLDLFFEKGYYNVQNEPSFLSPCLYHWIGRPDLSTQRIHQIINNHYTDLPDGLPGNDDSGAMSSWLAFHMMGLYPLAGTDTYLLNLPLLPHYRFTLPNGQQLEVERTGDAPHFAAVTWNGRPLPAARITHQDLLKGGKLHFTAAPGPAAPAALLRRPAVSAGTPASPSAHIAFTLNRQYRSWPLAYSWRADTLVLTCKQTTYHIPRQEVEQATTFCWLTPQQDGTTYHAVKGTFAFISQKAYAELRAKGAFVYDTITWRKVDETTAAVHVKADIDATEMWIEKNEALPLVLEMRHNPLGIDWTIKSL
- a CDS encoding lipocalin-like domain-containing protein yields the protein MRRIFTLLTMGLLALNSTAQTELTQTEAKTLYKTTSKHWISVHDPSVVWEPKTKRYYIFGSHRAQAWTQDLQNWTWFNSPWKVGTNNNASNEDAFVTPQVKKVKKNGQEVDFPAFNAYEWAAAYPTWKDGNGNAWNINGNMWAPDVIWNPVMQKWCQYLSINGPKWNSSIILLTADDIEGPYEYQGPVVISGFGLNANTDYKKTDLELVLGTTLSALPSRYNSPWASTQKPSFPNNIDPCVFYDEEGKLWMAYGSWSGGIFILELDEQTGLRDYDVEYENSNTSDAYFGKKIAGGYYSSGEAPYIEYIGGYYYLFITYGELQQNGDYNMRVYRSKNPNGPYADPAGRSPIYTQYTMNYGNNAPARGEKLVGPYSHWGYMSQGERSQGHNSIIAAPDGRTYLVYHTRFCNDDKASDEGHQVRVHQVFQNKEGWLVAAPFEYNGEEITDADIASNQPFTQEEMIGTYSLLMHKFSNNRTQLEQVEPVEVTLNADGTVTGKYTGKWSMTEGTGYVTLTLNNIVYQGVAVEEVMDNKSMHALAITACGTSGVNIWAHKLMPKYELAWMLNNMTVPVKQNQTVSKDVDLYGMKIGLPNVMLSWQSNQPEVISHYGKYNPSGLTEDVPVVLSARLEAANYYWAQDYKVYAGKENMPTANWKGGMVAHYGFDHQQLSNSFDAAQVATLGKKGTGVVPVLEDNDPMRTGRVTRTYPSVNNNEGYVTIPNPLYGKNLENGATISLWVQRNDNNLYGALLGVTDGSARLFFTGNAYLGFNDGKTENVAGGVWNNWIDLNHPGTTETKLLSQNKWELVTLCFAKDGIRLYVSGAVKNFTAANGKLNGTAVSQAANFDYSLVLEHLAASQYLYLGNGGFWGTPDARYDDLVVYDRTLSFSEVLALNTMENRAFDFWTLNPTGIDDMPQQHAAPATAIFDLQGRVIKNGKSLDSNLPRGIYVINGRKVVVK